In Hevea brasiliensis isolate MT/VB/25A 57/8 chromosome 13, ASM3005281v1, whole genome shotgun sequence, a single genomic region encodes these proteins:
- the LOC110669880 gene encoding probable serine/threonine-protein kinase SIS8 isoform X1, with protein MKNFLKKLHIMSNQSHDAEGSNSSRGNYNSFDASSPDGHLPSRSNEHNPFSGISSWLNSVANRKSPSPPSSSNVSREERTEPSDSISSGGLDVVSDVARRDSGSTASRDPEIEEEYHIQLALELSAREDPEAVQIEAVKQISLGSCAPENTPAEVVAYRYWNYNALSYDDKILDGFYDLYGILTESTSERMPSLVDLQGTPVSDGVRWEAVLVNRAADANLLKLEQKALEMAVKSRSESLVFTGRDFVRKLAVLVSDYMGGSVGDPDNITRAWRSLSYSLKATLGSMVLPLGSLTIGLARHRALMLKVLADSVGVPCRLVKGHQYTGSDDVAMNFVKIDDGREYIVDLMADPGTLIPSDVAGSHVEYDDSFFSASPLSRDIDSSHRASSSSGVASSFEEHSDVGTLEKRSKFRNVAGSGNESDDKCEFHEFTNVTRTIKGEEESKMTLDDFKKCSNVEKVLMRESPGRPNYPFAHARSPSWTEGVSSPAVRRMKVKNVSQYVIDAAKENPQLAQKLHDVLLESGVVAPPSLFTEIYHEQLDGSTTEAKSPTEDKEDHKQKSDAWHMKDQEDLSPARFLPPLPHHKVHSKASPAFNQPEQLKPVEGLGVNHPFEIREVTGRPVSLQSELTPVSYAKNVPVAAAAAAAAAVVASSMVVAAAKSSTDSNLPVAAAATATAAAVVATTAAVSHHYEQCTRSDGDANSSGYEPRGSGDRGSGGQEHDAFGENSEGGRISDRSTGNDSLKSDAGLDDIAECEIPWEEITLGERIGLGSYGEVYRGDWHGTEVAVKRFLDQGISVESLEEFRSEVRIMKRLRHPNVVLFMGAVTRAPNLSIVTEFLPRGSLYRLIHRLNNQLDERRRLRMALDAARGMNYLHNCTPVIVHRDLKSPNLLVDKNWVVKVSDFGLSRMKHSTFLSSRSTAGTAEWMAPEVLRNEPSDEKCDVYSFGVILWELCTLSQPWRGMNPMQVVGAVGFQQRRLDIPDDMDPVIADVIRKCWQTDPKLRPTFAEIMAVLKPLQKPITGAQVPRPSSSMRGGHEKGQQQAG; from the exons ATGAAGAACTTTCTTAAGAAGCTCCACATCATGTCTAATCAATCACATGATGCAGAGGGGTCAAATTCATCAAGGGGCAATTATAACTCCTTTGATGCCTCTTCCCCTGATGGGCATCTGCCCTCTAGGTCCAATGAGCATAACCCCTTCTCAGGTATTTCCAGTTGGTTGAATTCGGTTGCTAATAGAAAAAGTCCTAGTCCACCATCATCTTCAAATGTGTCTAGAGAAGAGAGGACTGAACCATCTGATTCGATTAGCAGTGGTGGTTTGGATGTCGTTTCTGATGTAGCCAGGCGTGACTCAGGGTCTACTGCATCAAGGGATCCTGAAATTGAGGAGGAATATCATATTCAGCTGGCTTTGGAGCTCAGTGCAAGAGAGGATCCTGAGGCTGTTCAGATTGAGGCTGTTAAGCAAATAAGTTTGGGCTCTTGTGCTCCTGAGAATACTCCAGCGGAAGTTGTTGCTTATAGATACTGG AATTACAATGCTCTCAGCTATGATGATAAGATCTTGGATGGTTTTTATGACCTGTATGGAATTTTGACCGAGTCCACATCAGAAAGAATGCCTTCACTAGTTGATTTGCAAGGAACACCAGTGTCAGATGGTGTCAGGTGGGAAGCAGTGCTAGTGAATAGGGCTGCTGATGCTAACTTGTTGAAACTTGAACAGAAGGCACTAGAGATGGCGGTCAAGTCAAGGTCTGAATCTTTAGTTTTCACAGGTAGAGATTTTGTGCGAAAGCTTGCTGTTTTAGTTTCTGATTACATGGGTGGATCAGTTGGGGATCCTGACAACATTACTAGGGCATGGCGGAGTCTTAGCTACAGTTTGAAAGCAACACTTGGTAGCATGGTTTTGCCACTTGGTTCTCTTACAATTGGATTGGCTCGCCATCGTGCACTAATGCTCAAG GTTTTGGCTGATAGTGTGGGTGTACCATGCCGGCTGGTAAAAGGTCATCAATACACTGGTTCTGATGATGTGGCCATGAATTTTGTAAAGATTGATGATGGAAG GGAATACATTGTTGATCTAATGGCAGATCCTGGCACTCTTATTCCTTCTGATGTAGCTGGATCGCATGTAGAATATGATGATTCTTTCTTTTCTGCTAGTCCTTTGTCTCGAGACATTGATTCATCTCATAGAGCTTCTTCTAGTAGTGGAGTAGCAAGTTCATTTGAAGAACATTCAGATGTTGGGACACTGGAGAAGAGATCCAAATTTAGGAATGTTGCTGGTTCCGGAAATGAATCTGATGACAAGTGTGAATTTCATGAATTTACAAATGTGACCAGGACAATTAAAGGTGAAGAAGAATCCAAGATGACCTTGGATGATTTTAAGAAATGTTCCAATGTAGAGAAGGTGCTGATGCGGGAGAGTCCTGGAAGGCCTAATTATCCTTTTGCGCATGCAAGATCTCCTTCATGGACTGAAGGTGTTAGCTCTCCTGCTGTGCGTAGAATGAAAGTGAAAAATGTTTCGCAATATGTGATTGATGCTGCCAAAGAGAATCCACAGTTAGCCCAAAAACTTCATGATGTATTGCTGGAAAGTGGTGTTGTTGCTCCCCCTAGCTTGTTTACTGAAATTTATCATGAGCAGTTAGATGGATCAACTACTGAGGCCAAGTCCCCTACAGAAGATAAGGAAGACCACAAACAGAAGAGTGATGCCTGGCATATGAAAGATCAAGAAGATCTTAGTCCTGCTCGATTTTTGCCCCCTCTGCCTCATCACAAAGTGCATTCTAAGGCAAGTCCTGCTTTTAACCAACCTGAGCAACTTAAACCTGTGGAAGGTTTAGGGGTAAACCATCCTTTTGAGATAAGAGAGGTCACTGGACGACCCGTGTCATTGCAGTCTGAACTAACTCCCGTGAGTTATGCAAAAAATGTTCCTGTTGCAGCAGCAGCTGCTGCTGCTGCAGCTGTTGTTGCATCTTCTATGGTTGTTGCTGCAGCAAAGTCAAGCACTGACTCAAACCTTCCTGTAGCTGCTGCTGCTACTGCTACTGCTGCAGCTGTTGTTGCAACAACTGCAGCTGTCAGTCATCATTATGAGCAGTGCACACGAAGTGATGGAGATGCAAATAGTTCTGGTTATGAGCCACGAGGTAGTGGGGACCGTGGAAGTGGTGGCCAAGAACATGATGCTTTTGGGGAAAATTCAGAAGGCGGGAGAATATCTGATAGATCAACTGGCAATGATAGCTTGAAGTCTGATGCAGGACTAGATGACATTGCAGAGTGTGAGATTCCATGGGAGGAAATCACCTTGGGTGAACGCATTGGACTTG GATCATATGGAGAGGTATATCGTGGAGACTGGCATGGAACT GAAGTGGCTGTGAAGAGGTTCCTAGACCAAGGAATTTCTGTTGAATCACTTGAAGAATTCAGAAGTGAG GTTCGAATCATGAAAAGACTCAGACATCCCAATGTGGTTCTCTTCATGGGAGCAGTAACTCGTGCCCCAAATCTTTCCATTGTTACAGAATTTCTTCCTAG GGGTAGTTTGTATAGACTAATTCACAGGCTTAACAATCAATTAGATGAGCGGAGGCGTTTGAGGATGGCTCTTGATGCT GCTCGAGGAATGAATTATTTGCACAACTGCACTCCAGTAATAGTACACCGTGATTTGAAGTCCCCAAATCTTCTAGTTGATAAAAACTGGGTGGTGAAG GTATCAGATTTTGGGCTATCACGAATGAAGCACAGCACATTTCTCTCTTCAAGGTCAACTGCAGGGACG GCTGAGTGGATGGCCCCAGAAGTGCTAAGAAATGAACCATCAGATGAAAA GTGTGATGTTTATAGTTTTGGGGTTATACTATGGGAGCTCTGTACATTGAGTCAACCATGGCGTGGAATGAACCCAATGCAAGTTGTTGGTGCTGTTGGATTTCAACAACGACGCCTTGATATTCCAGATGATATGGATCCAGTCATAGCGGATGTTATTAGGAAATGCTGGCAAAC GGATCCAAAGTTGAGGCCAACATTTGCAGAGATCATGGCTGTTTTGAAGCCATTACAGAAGCCGATAACTGGTGCACAAGTGCCTAGACCAAGTTCATCTATGAgaggtggacatgagaaaggtcaGCAACAGGCAGGCTAA
- the LOC110669880 gene encoding probable serine/threonine-protein kinase SIS8 isoform X2, whose protein sequence is MKNFLKKLHIMSNQSHDAEGSNSSRGNYNSFDASSPDGHLPSRSNEHNPFSGISSWLNSVANRKSPSPPSSSNVSREERTEPSDSISSGGLDVVSDVARRDSGSTASRDPEIEEEYHIQLALELSAREDPEAVQIEAVKQISLGSCAPENTPAEVVAYRYWNYNALSYDDKILDGFYDLYGILTESTSERMPSLVDLQGTPVSDGVRWEAVLVNRAADANLLKLEQKALEMAVKSRSESLVFTGRDFVRKLAVLVSDYMGGSVGDPDNITRAWRSLSYSLKATLGSMVLPLGSLTIGLARHRALMLKVLADSVGVPCRLVKGHQYTGSDDVAMNFVKIDDGREYIVDLMADPGTLIPSDVAGSHVEYDDSFFSASPLSRDIDSSHRASSSSGVASSFEEHSDVGTLEKRSKFRNVAGSGNESDDKCEFHEFTNVTRTIKGEEESKMTLDDFKKCSNVEKVLMRESPGRPNYPFAHARSPSWTEGVSSPAVRRMKVKNVSQYVIDAAKENPQLAQKLHDVLLESGVVAPPSLFTEIYHEQLDGSTTEAKSPTEDKEDHKQKSDAWHMKDQEDLSPARFLPPLPHHKVHSKASPAFNQPEQLKPVEGLGVNHPFEIREVTGRPVSLQSELTPVSYAKNVPVAAAAAAAAAVVASSMVVAAAKSSTDSNLPVAAAATATAAAVVATTAAVSHHYEQCTRSDGDANSSGYEPRGSGDRGSGGQEHDAFGENSEGGRISDRSTGNDSLKSDAGLDDIAECEIPWEEITLGERIGLGSYGEVYRGDWHGTEVAVKRFLDQGISVESLEEFRSEVRIMKRLRHPNVVLFMGAVTRAPNLSIVTEFLPRGSLYRLIHRLNNQLDERRRLRMALDAARGMNYLHNCTPVIVHRDLKSPNLLVDKNWVVKVSDFGLSRMKHSTFLSSRSTAGTAEWMAPEVLRNEPSDEKCDVYSFGVILWELCTLSQPWRGMNPMQVVGAVGFQQRRLDIPDDMDPVIADVIRKCWQT, encoded by the exons ATGAAGAACTTTCTTAAGAAGCTCCACATCATGTCTAATCAATCACATGATGCAGAGGGGTCAAATTCATCAAGGGGCAATTATAACTCCTTTGATGCCTCTTCCCCTGATGGGCATCTGCCCTCTAGGTCCAATGAGCATAACCCCTTCTCAGGTATTTCCAGTTGGTTGAATTCGGTTGCTAATAGAAAAAGTCCTAGTCCACCATCATCTTCAAATGTGTCTAGAGAAGAGAGGACTGAACCATCTGATTCGATTAGCAGTGGTGGTTTGGATGTCGTTTCTGATGTAGCCAGGCGTGACTCAGGGTCTACTGCATCAAGGGATCCTGAAATTGAGGAGGAATATCATATTCAGCTGGCTTTGGAGCTCAGTGCAAGAGAGGATCCTGAGGCTGTTCAGATTGAGGCTGTTAAGCAAATAAGTTTGGGCTCTTGTGCTCCTGAGAATACTCCAGCGGAAGTTGTTGCTTATAGATACTGG AATTACAATGCTCTCAGCTATGATGATAAGATCTTGGATGGTTTTTATGACCTGTATGGAATTTTGACCGAGTCCACATCAGAAAGAATGCCTTCACTAGTTGATTTGCAAGGAACACCAGTGTCAGATGGTGTCAGGTGGGAAGCAGTGCTAGTGAATAGGGCTGCTGATGCTAACTTGTTGAAACTTGAACAGAAGGCACTAGAGATGGCGGTCAAGTCAAGGTCTGAATCTTTAGTTTTCACAGGTAGAGATTTTGTGCGAAAGCTTGCTGTTTTAGTTTCTGATTACATGGGTGGATCAGTTGGGGATCCTGACAACATTACTAGGGCATGGCGGAGTCTTAGCTACAGTTTGAAAGCAACACTTGGTAGCATGGTTTTGCCACTTGGTTCTCTTACAATTGGATTGGCTCGCCATCGTGCACTAATGCTCAAG GTTTTGGCTGATAGTGTGGGTGTACCATGCCGGCTGGTAAAAGGTCATCAATACACTGGTTCTGATGATGTGGCCATGAATTTTGTAAAGATTGATGATGGAAG GGAATACATTGTTGATCTAATGGCAGATCCTGGCACTCTTATTCCTTCTGATGTAGCTGGATCGCATGTAGAATATGATGATTCTTTCTTTTCTGCTAGTCCTTTGTCTCGAGACATTGATTCATCTCATAGAGCTTCTTCTAGTAGTGGAGTAGCAAGTTCATTTGAAGAACATTCAGATGTTGGGACACTGGAGAAGAGATCCAAATTTAGGAATGTTGCTGGTTCCGGAAATGAATCTGATGACAAGTGTGAATTTCATGAATTTACAAATGTGACCAGGACAATTAAAGGTGAAGAAGAATCCAAGATGACCTTGGATGATTTTAAGAAATGTTCCAATGTAGAGAAGGTGCTGATGCGGGAGAGTCCTGGAAGGCCTAATTATCCTTTTGCGCATGCAAGATCTCCTTCATGGACTGAAGGTGTTAGCTCTCCTGCTGTGCGTAGAATGAAAGTGAAAAATGTTTCGCAATATGTGATTGATGCTGCCAAAGAGAATCCACAGTTAGCCCAAAAACTTCATGATGTATTGCTGGAAAGTGGTGTTGTTGCTCCCCCTAGCTTGTTTACTGAAATTTATCATGAGCAGTTAGATGGATCAACTACTGAGGCCAAGTCCCCTACAGAAGATAAGGAAGACCACAAACAGAAGAGTGATGCCTGGCATATGAAAGATCAAGAAGATCTTAGTCCTGCTCGATTTTTGCCCCCTCTGCCTCATCACAAAGTGCATTCTAAGGCAAGTCCTGCTTTTAACCAACCTGAGCAACTTAAACCTGTGGAAGGTTTAGGGGTAAACCATCCTTTTGAGATAAGAGAGGTCACTGGACGACCCGTGTCATTGCAGTCTGAACTAACTCCCGTGAGTTATGCAAAAAATGTTCCTGTTGCAGCAGCAGCTGCTGCTGCTGCAGCTGTTGTTGCATCTTCTATGGTTGTTGCTGCAGCAAAGTCAAGCACTGACTCAAACCTTCCTGTAGCTGCTGCTGCTACTGCTACTGCTGCAGCTGTTGTTGCAACAACTGCAGCTGTCAGTCATCATTATGAGCAGTGCACACGAAGTGATGGAGATGCAAATAGTTCTGGTTATGAGCCACGAGGTAGTGGGGACCGTGGAAGTGGTGGCCAAGAACATGATGCTTTTGGGGAAAATTCAGAAGGCGGGAGAATATCTGATAGATCAACTGGCAATGATAGCTTGAAGTCTGATGCAGGACTAGATGACATTGCAGAGTGTGAGATTCCATGGGAGGAAATCACCTTGGGTGAACGCATTGGACTTG GATCATATGGAGAGGTATATCGTGGAGACTGGCATGGAACT GAAGTGGCTGTGAAGAGGTTCCTAGACCAAGGAATTTCTGTTGAATCACTTGAAGAATTCAGAAGTGAG GTTCGAATCATGAAAAGACTCAGACATCCCAATGTGGTTCTCTTCATGGGAGCAGTAACTCGTGCCCCAAATCTTTCCATTGTTACAGAATTTCTTCCTAG GGGTAGTTTGTATAGACTAATTCACAGGCTTAACAATCAATTAGATGAGCGGAGGCGTTTGAGGATGGCTCTTGATGCT GCTCGAGGAATGAATTATTTGCACAACTGCACTCCAGTAATAGTACACCGTGATTTGAAGTCCCCAAATCTTCTAGTTGATAAAAACTGGGTGGTGAAG GTATCAGATTTTGGGCTATCACGAATGAAGCACAGCACATTTCTCTCTTCAAGGTCAACTGCAGGGACG GCTGAGTGGATGGCCCCAGAAGTGCTAAGAAATGAACCATCAGATGAAAA GTGTGATGTTTATAGTTTTGGGGTTATACTATGGGAGCTCTGTACATTGAGTCAACCATGGCGTGGAATGAACCCAATGCAAGTTGTTGGTGCTGTTGGATTTCAACAACGACGCCTTGATATTCCAGATGATATGGATCCAGTCATAGCGGATGTTATTAGGAAATGCTGGCAAAC GTGA